Genomic segment of Halostella limicola:
CGGCCGACGAAAGCCACTTCGGCGTCGCGGTCCGGGCGGTCCTCGAACATGGCGGCGAGTAGCGGGCGGCGGGGGTTAAGGATGCCGTCTCGACCGCATCCGCGCGTCCCGTGTTTATTTCTCCCCGGGGATCCAACCGCGGGACGTGCGCCTCGTACAGGTGATGATACCCGCTGGAAAGCGGGAAGCCGTCCTCGACACGCTGGACGACGAGGGGATCGACTACGCGGTGGCGGACGAGACGAGCGGCCGCGAGTACACAGCGGTCGTCTCGTTCCCCCTGCCGCGAAACGCCGTCGAGCCGATACTCGATCGGCTCCGCGAGGTAGGGATCGACGATAGCAGTTACACGATCGTCCTCGACGCCGAGACCGTCATCTCGGAGCACTTCGAGAAGCTTCAGGAGCGGTACGGCGAGAGCGAGGAGTCCGAACAGCGGATCTCCCGCGAGGAGATCCGGGCCGGGGCGTCCGACCTCGTGCCGAACTTCCGGACGTACATCACGCTCTCGATCGTGAGCGCCGTCGTCGCGACGGCGGGCCTGCTGCTCGACTCGCCGGCGGTCGTGGTCGGGTCGATGGTGATCGCGCCGGTGCTGGGGCCGGCGATGGCGACCAGCGTCGGCAGCGTGATCAACGACACCGATCTGTTCAAGAAGGGCGTGAAGTACCAGATCATCGGGTTCTCCGGCGCGATCATCGCCGCGACGGCGTTCGCGGTACTGGTGAAGTCGCTGTATCTGGTGCCGCCCGGGATCGACGTGCTGGAACTGAATCAGGTCCAGGGCCGCCTCTCGCCCGACCTCCTCTCGCTCGCCGTCGCGCTGGGCGGCGGGATAGCGGGCGCGATGAGCCTCTCCGGCGGCATCTCGGCGGCGCTGGTCGGCGTGATGATCGCCGCGGCGCTGATCCCCCCGGTGGCGGCCGTCGGGATCGGGATCGCGTGGGCGCTCCTGGACGTCGTGATCGGGGCCGGCGTGCTGGTGCTCGTGAACCTGTTCTCCATCAATCTCGCCGCGCTCGTGGTGCTCTGGTACATGGGCTATCGCCCCGAGCAGTGGTACGAGGAAGACGAGGCCCGGGCCAAGACGCTGCGACGCATCGGGACGCTCGTCGTCGGCCTGCTGCTCCTCTCGGGGTTTCTCGCAGGCGTCACGCTCACCTCGTACCAGACCGCGACCAGCGACCAGGCGATCCGCGACCAGGTGAACTCGGTCCTGAGCGAGGAGGAGTACCAGAACCTCACGCTCATCGAAGTACAGATACAGCGAACTGGCAGCACTTTCGGGTCGCAACCCGACCAGGTGCTGGTGACGATCGGCCACCCGACCGACGAGCAACACCCCGGCTTGGCCGGGAAGATCCGCGAGAGCGTCAGAAACTCGACGGGGACGAACGTCAGCGTACAGGTGCAGTTCGTCGCCGTCCAGAACGCGGACGGCAGCTCCCAGCGGCTCACGGCCCCCGGGGCTGACCCGCCGCGACCGCACGCCGCCCGCGCGCGGCCCGTAACGTGACCCTAGGTCGAGAGGGCGCTGAGTAACCGGGTTCTTCGGCCACCGTTGCGACGGTAACGACCATCCACCCTTTTTCGCGCGGACTGCGTGGCACTGCTGTGCGTCTCATCCAGATTCTGGTTTCCGACGAACGGCGCGACGCGGTGACGGACGCACTGGAGTCGGAGAACGTCGACTTCGTCGCGATGCGAAACGAGGCCGAGGAGGGCGGGTGGGTGATCGAGTTCCCCCTCCCGACGGACGCCGTCGGTACGATCCGCGACAGGCTGGAGGAGGCCGGGTTCCCGGAGGACGGCTACACGGTTCTCGGCAGCGCGGAGACGGCGACGACGCCGCACTCGGAGGAACTGCAGAACCAGTTCGCGGCCGACTTCGACCCGCTGACGCGGCCGGAGCTCAAGTCCAAGTCCCAGGACATGAGCCAGGACCCCACGTCGTTCGTGGCGATGATCTTCTTCTCGGCCGTCATCGCCACGGCGGGCCTGCTCGTCGGCTCGCCCGCGGTCGTCGTGGGGTCGATGGTGATCGCGCCCATCGTCGGCCCGGTGCTGACGACTGGCGTCGGCGCCGCCACCGGCGACACGCAGATGTTCCGGGACAGCCTCTGGCTGCAGTTGGGCGGCATCGTCGTCGCGGTCGGCGGCGCGTGGCTGTTCGCATCGGCGTTGCGGACCGGCGGGTTCGTCCCGGCCGACCTCGACATCGCCGCCATCCAGCCCATCGCGCTCCGCATCTCGCCGAGCGTCTTCTCACTGGTCGTCGGCCTGGCGTCGGGCGCCGCCGCCGCGTTCGGCCTGACGACGAAGGGACCGACCTCGCTCATCGGCGTGATGATCGCCGCGGCGCTCATCCCGACGGCGGCGACGACGGGGATCGCCCTCGTCTGGGGGTACCCGGTCATCGCGGTCGGGACGCTCTTCCTGCTGATCGCCACGCTGATCGCCATCAACGTCGGCGTGTTCGTGACGCTGCGGGTTCTCGGCTACCGCTCCGGGGAGTGGAAGTTCCTCCTCTCGGGTCCGACGAGGCAGACGGCGACCCTGCTCGTGACCCTCGTGGTGGTCCTCGCGCTGGTCGGCGTCGTCGCCTACGGCTCGGGACAGCAGATCACCTTCCAGCGCTCGGCGTCCACGGCGGCCCAGGACGTCGTCGAGTCGTCCGAGTACGCGGGCGTGAACGTCGTCTCGGTTCGAACGGAGTACACCGGCATCAAGCCGTTCAGCGCCCCGGAGAACGTCACTATCGCCGTTAGCCGCGCGCAGGGAGAGGAGTACCCCGATCTGGCGAACGCCTTCGCGAGGGCCATCGCGTCCGAAACGGGCGAGAACGTCACTGTCAGCGTCACGTACCAGACCTACCAGACGTCGACGCCCGAGAGCGCCGCCCGGGCGGCGAACGCGAGCGACGAGGGTAACGCCTCGGTCCCGGCGCCGGCGCGACGGCCGGCCGCCGTACGCGCGCCGGCGGCGTGACTCAAACGGGCGTTTGACCCTACGTGAACTACTTTGTCGGGTGTATCGTCGTTCGACCCGTATGACACGAAAGCGACTCATCGCGACGCTCCTCGCGGCGGTTATGCTCGTCACCGCGGGCTGCGCCGGGGGGATCGGCAGCACCGGAGACGCGGCGAACGACGGCGGCGCGAACAACGCGGCCGCACAGCAGGGACAGCCGGACCGAACAGTGAGCGTCTCGGCGAGCGGGGAGGTGACCGCCGACCCCGACCGCGCGGTGCTCGACGTCGCGGTCGAGGCGACCGACGACGACCCCGAGACGGTGCGACAGCGCCTCGCGGAGAACGCCTCGCGGATGCGGTCGGCCCTCGAAGAGATGGGGATCGGCGAGGACCAGATAACGACCCAGCACTACGTCATCCGTCAGAACCGCGAGTCGCGGGAGAACCCGGACGTCACCAGCTACAGGGGCATCCACGCCTTCGAGGTCGAAGTCGACGACGTCGACTCCGTCGGCGCCGTCGTCGAGACGGCGGTGGACAACGGCGCGACGAACGTCGGGAGCGTCCGGTTCACGCTCTCGGAGGACGCCCGCGAGGACCTCCGCGAGGACGCGCTCGCCGAGGCCGTCGACAACGCGCGGGCCGACGCCGAGGTGCTGGCGACGAACACGAACCTGACGGTCACGGGCGTCTCGTCCGTCTCGACGGGCCACGTCAGCGTGCGGCCGTACCGCGCCGAGGCCCAGACCGCCGCGGCCGGCGACGCCGGGACGAACATCGAGTCTGGCCCCGTCAGCGTCACCGCGCAGGTGCAGGTGACGTTCAACGCGACCGAGAACTGACGCGGCTTGCGATCGGCAGCGGCGACCGACGGCCGCTTATTCGTCGAACGGGAGTTCGGGTTCGTACCCGATCGCGTCGACCGCGGCGTCGAGGACGGCGTCGACGTTCTCGTCCTCTTTCACGCTCATGTAGTAGTCGGCCTCGACGTCCCGCGAGCGGTCCGCCTTGTTACACACCGTGAGCACGGGGACGTCCTCGAACTGCTCCTCGACCGCATCGCGGAGTTCGAGTTGCACGTCGATCGGGTAGCCGCAGTCGAGACTCGCGTCGACCAGAAAGAGCACGCAGTCGGCGAGGTGTTCCAGCGCGCTGACGGCCTGTGACTCGATGTCGTTGCGCTCCTCCGGCGGCCGGTCGAGCATCCCGGGGGTGTCGACGATCTGATAGCGGATGTGGTCGCGCTCGAAGTGCCCGAGGCCGATCCCCCGCGTCGTGAACGGGTACGACGCCGTCTCGCCGCGGGCGTTGGTCACGTCGTTGATGAACGACGACTTGCCGACGTTCGGGTAGCCCGCGACGACGATGGTCGGGTCGTCGGGGTCGATCTCGGGCAGCGTGCGCAGTTCGTCGCGCGCCTCGCTGATGCGCGCTAGGTCGTCCTCGACCTCCTCGACCACGTCCGCGAGGCGGGCGAACGCCTGCTTGCGGATCTTCCGCGCGGTGTCGGCGTCGCCGCGCAGGCGGCCCTGGTACTCCTCGCGGATGTCGGCGGTCTTGCGGCTCGCCCACTGCACCTCCGAGAGGCTCTGGCGGAGTTCGTCCACGTCGACCAGCGCGTCGGCGAGTTCGTAGTAGAAGGGGTCGATCTCGCCGAAGTCTGGCCAAGACGTGACGACGTTCTGCAGGTTGTCCGAGAGGATGTTCGACGCCGTCTGGAGCATCGACTGCTGGGCCTCGAAGCCGCTCTTGGCCCGGCCCGCCCGCGCCGCCCGCGAGAACGCCTTGTCGATAAGTTCCTCCGACGTGGGCGTCGTCGGGAGGTCCTCGAAAATCATGCGCGAACGTAGGTCGCCGGCGCCTAAAAGCGCGCGGATTCGGCGATTCGGCCGATATCGTCCCGTCCGCCCCCGAGCGCGCCCGACGGTCCCGGGAAGACATATATCCGCTCCGGTACTACCGTCCCGTATGAACTGGCGCGCAGTCGTCACCGGCTTCCTGGTGGAGATCGTCGCGGGACTGTTCGCGCTGGCGATGCCCGGCGTGGGCCACGCCGTCGCCGGGCTGATCGGCGGGTTCGTCGCCGGCTACATAGCCGGCGGCGGCCTCGTCAGCGGCGCGTGGCACGGGCTGGTCGCCGGGTCGCTCGGCGGACTCGTCCTCGCCGCCGCCTTCGGCCTCGGCACGACACTGATCGGGACGGTCGGTCTCGGCCCGCTCGGGCCGTTCCTCGGCGGCGCCGTCTTCTTCGTCGCGCTCGCCATCGCCGTCCTGATGGCGCTCGACAGCGCGCTGGCGGGTGCGCTCGGCGGGATACTCGGGGACTCCGGGCCGCAGAATCCGGGCCGGTATCGGTAGAAGCGTTCGGCAGCGTCGCCGCCTATCGCCGCTCCGCGAGTTCCGCCCGCAGGTCGTCCAGATCCATCCCCTTCATCGACAGGAGCACGAGCAGGTGATAGACGATGTCGGCGCTCTCGTGGGCCATCTCCTCGCGGTCGTCGTCCTTCGCGGCCAGGATCAGCTCCGTCGCCTCCTCGCCAAGCTTCTCTAACACCTCGTTTTCCCCCTTCTCGCTGGTGAACAGCGACGCGGTGTAGGAGCCCTCCGGAAGCGTCTCCTTGCGGTCCTCGATGACGGCGAACACCTCGTCGAGCACGTCCGCGTCGAACTCGTCCGCGGCGTCCGCCGCGGGGGACCGGTCCTCGCCCGTCATGTGAGCTCTGCCACCTCCCTGATGTCGTCGAGTTCGTCGAACTCCTCGCGGGGCTGGCGGCCGCTCTCGAACACCGATTCGTCGACCTCGACGGAGGCGTTCGTCCGGGCGGCGAGCGCCAGCGAGTCGCTGGGACGAGCGTCGATCTCGGCCTCGCCGCGGGGGGTCTGCACGTGGAGGTCGGCGATGTAGGTGCCGTCCTCGACGGCACTGACGACGACGCCGTCGACGCGCCCGCCGAGTTCCTCGATGACGTCGAGCAGCAGGTCGTGGGTCAGCGGTCGGCCGATGTCCTCGGCGTCGAGGCCGCGCGCGATGCTCGCCGCCTCGTCGAAGCCGATGAAGATGGGGAGAACGTCGCTCTCGTCCTCGACGGCGAGGACGGCGACGGGCACCGGGCCGTCCGGCGTTCCGGCGACGCGCACGGCGTCGATTGTCGCGTCCATACCCGAACTGAGGCCCCCAGCAAGAAAAGTCCACCCTACTGCGTCGCGGGCGTCTCGGCGAAGAACGCGAGTTCGTGGATCCGGTCGTCGTCGGTCAGTTCCGGGTGGAACGAGGTGCCGATCACGGGGCCGTCGCGGACGGCGACCGCCCGCCCGTCCCACTCCGCCAGCACGTCCACGTCGCCGACCTCGCTGATGACCGGCGCGCGGATGAACACGCCAGGGAACGGGTCGTCGAGCCCGTCGACGTCGAGCGGCGCCTCGAAGCTGTCCTTCTGGCGGCCGAAGGCGTTGCGTTCGACCGTCACGTCGACCAGGTCGAGCGTCTCCACGCGGTCGTCGCCCGCGTCCCGCGCGGCGACGATGAGGCCGGCGCAGGTCGCGAGCACCGGTTTCCCGGCCGCGACATGGTCGACGATCTCCCCGGCGATCCCGTCGTCGTGGAGCAGGCGGGAGATGGTCGTCGACTCCCCGCCCGGCATCAGGAGCGCGTCGCAGTCGGGGACGACCCCGGCGTCGCGGACCTCGACCACGTCGGCCGACCGGCCGCGGCGCTCGGCGGCGCGTTCGATGGCCTCGGCGTGCTCGCTGACGTCGCCCTGAACGGCGACGACTCCGGCAGTGAACGTCATTGCGCGTCGCTACGCGCCGAGAGTAAAAAACCCGCTCGGACTAGCCGACGATCGACAGCACCTGGATCATGACGCCGAAGAGCACGCCGAAGGCGATGACGGTCTTCGGGTCCATGGTGATCGCGTTCCGGTCTTCCGCCTCGAAGTAGCGGACGAGGCCCGCGCTGGACATCAGCCCGCCGCTGTTCTGGCCGCTGCTCATGTGCGACCATCTACCCCCGCACCGGGTAAACCTTTCGCACCACAGCGGGCGTGTGCGGCCGAGCCACGAGTGGGAAACCCTTATGCGCCAAGCGTGGCAATTCTCTGCGAGCGCAGCATGACTGTAACACTCAAGGATTTCTATGCGGACTGGTGTGGCCCCTGCAAGACGCAGGACCCCATCCTCGAGGAGCTCGAGGAGGACTGGGAGGACCGATTCGAGGTCGAGAAGATCAACGTCGACGAGGAGCAGGACGTGGCCAACGAGTACCAGGTCCGCTCGCTTCCGACGCTCATCATCGAGAACGACGACGGCATCGTCGAGCGGTTCGTCGGCGTCACCCAGCGCGACGACCTGGAGGACGCGCTGGAGCAGGCCGGGGCGTAAGCGACGACCGTTTTCCGACGGTCTTTTTCGCGGACGGGTGGCCTGCGGATCGACGGTCCGTTACCGGCCCCCTCCCGATAAAGCTCCGCCGAAGAGGCCGCGGTGAACCGCTCGCTTCGCTCGCGGGCAGTTAGCGGCCGTCAATCTACCACTCACCGCTCTCCGTAGACTTCCCCCAGCGGCCGCGCTCGGCGTTTATGCCGAGCACCGTGACGCTACGCGTCACGAGCCTCGCGGCATAGCCGCGAGACGCACGGGGGAGGGCAGGCACTCCGAGCGTGCGCCGGCGACCGCCGGCGTCTTCACGAGCGAAGCGAGTGAAGGCTCGTGAGGCCTTCGGCCTCACGGTAGCTCGCGCAAACTGGCGAGCCTTAGCGAGAACTGCTCCGCAGTTCTCGCGGTGGACATTGAAAGGGCGCAGCGAGGGCCGCCAGGCCCGAGCAAGGGCTTTCTTTAGTGGAAGCGGATCCCCACGTCGTGCATCCCCTCGTTGTAGCGCGCGAGGTTGATCAGGAGGGGCGTCAGGCTCTCGACCTCGGCCGCGTTCGCGATCGGGCCGGCGTCGAGCGCGCGCAGCCCGCGGATCTGCTCGGCGAGCATCGTCACCGTCTCCTTCGCGTCCCCGTCGTTCCCGACCACGAGCGTGTCGACGTCGAGGTCGGCGTCGAGGTTCGCGAGGCGGTCCGCCGCGAGGTTGTGGAACGCGCCGACGACGGGCACGTCGTCGGGGGCCGCCGAGGCGGCGACGGCGGTGACGCTCCCCGCGCCGGGGCGGTGGTAGTGGAGCCCCTCCTCGTCGCTTTTCATGCCGACGGCGGGCGAGACGAGGACGTCGTCGTCGTCCAGTCGGTCGGCGACGGCCTCGACGGTGTCGGAGACGTGGTACGGCGGGACCGCGATCACGACGACGTCCGCGCGGTCGGCGGCCATCGCGTTCTCGAACCCCTTTATCTCGCAGTCGACGCCGCGACTGTCGAGTTCCGTCTCGTACTCCTCGGCCTTGTTGCGAGCCTTCTCGGGGTCGCGGGAGCCGATCAGGACCTCGTGAGACGTGTCGTACGCCCAGCGGAGCGCGAGTCCCTGCCCGATGTCGCCCGTACCGCCGAGTAGTGCGAGTCGCATACGGGGAGGGTCGGACGCTCGGGGATTAATACTGTCGGACGTAAGCCCTTCAACGATTTCGCCACCTCCGGGTGGCGAATATCTTCACGTAGTTACGTCCGACAGTATAGCGTTGGGAGATCGGTGGGACTCGCCGCTCGGACCGGCGGCGCCAGCGGCGGCGACGAACCGGAAACGTCGAGCGTCAGGTCGCGGCGTCGCGGAGCCGGTCGTAGCCGCCGTAGTACGCGAGCCAGGTCGCCAGCAGGAAGATCCCGGCGAACGCGATGCCGCGGAGGGTGAGGCCAATGGTCTCGTCCGGCGCGACGGACTCGATCGCCCACAGCAGCGGCGTGCTGAGGAGGATGGTCGCCCAGAAGATCGTCGTGCGACCCGCGCGGTCGCCGTCCGGGCCGATCGATCGGGCGAGCAGGCGAGACACGATGGGGGCCGCGACGACGGTGGCGACGGCGGCGACGAGGAGGAACGACGCGACGTCCGCCGACACCGCCGCCCCGACGACGACCCCGACCAGGAGAGAGAGGCCGACCGTCCAGGCGCGGCGTTCGAGCGTGCTGCGGTCCATACCGGCCTTCGATCCCCCCGGGGAATAGTACTGACGACTGTCGCTTCGCGCGCGTTCCGCTGCGGAGCACTGGACGGCACGGGAAACGTCAGGGCGCGTCCTCGTCCTCGGGGTTCATCGCCGCGCCCTCCGGCGCGCCGCCGCCGTACGCGTCGCGCTCCGAGAGCTCGCGGAGGCGCTGGTCGACCTCGGCGGCGAGCGTCTCTGCGCGGTCGTAGTCCGCGTCGTCGGCGGCGCGCAGGCGCTCGACCGCCTGACTGGCGTCGGCGAGCAGGCGGGCCGCTTCCTCGCGGTCCGCTTCCGTCGCGCGGTCGAGCGCATCGCGGACGGCGTCGGGGTCGGGAGCGACCTCGCCCGCGTCGTCGTCGCGGCCGGTGTCGGAGTCGGTCACGGGCGACCGTGGTACGCCGAGCGCCAAAAGCGCTCCCCCCACGCGTTTCAACCCGGGCGTGGTACGGCGTTCATGGAAGGATTCCTCGCGGGTGCCGTCGCGACCGTCTGGAAGACAGCCGCCGCGATCACCGGACGACGGCAGGGCCTGACCGCGCTCCCGTCGCCGTTCCCGCTGGCGCTGATAGAGCGCGTCGTCGGCGCGGAGGCGCCGAGGTCAGTCCGGTATCCGACCGCTGCGGTCGCTCACCTCGGCTACGGCGGGACGATGGGTGCCGTCTTCGCGCTCCTGTGGCCGCGGGGTGGGGCCGCACGCGGCGCGACGTGGGGCGCGTTCCTGTGGGTGATTCAGCAGGTGATCTTCTTCCCGTTCGTCGGATGGGGGCCGTTCGGCCGCGACCTGTCGCGGAAAGCGTCGCTGGAGACGTTACTCCATCACCTGATCTACGGCCTCGTCCTCGGCGTCCTCATTCGAGACGGGCCGGAAGATCGTTGACGGAGTCGAGGACGGCGGCCGCACCGGCTTCCTCGTACTTCGCGCGGCCCGCCTCGCCGGTGAGGCCGCCAGTGAGGACGCCGACGCCGCGGTACTCGCGCGACGGGTCGTCCTCGGCGGCGTTGACTGCGGTCCGTACGTCGTCCAGGGTGTCGCCGACGAAGACGACCGAGTCGGCATCGAAGCGCTCGGCGAGCGTCACGAGGGCGTGCGGGTCGGGCTTGCCCGCCTCCCAGTCGTCCATCGTGAAGCGGTGCTCGGCCGGTACGTCGAGGCCGACGCGCTCCAGCGCGATGCTCGCCTCCTTCGCGGGACGGCCGGTGAGCACGCCCACGTCGTAGCGCTCTCGGAGCGCGGTGAGCGTCGACGCCTCCGCGATGACCGGTTCGTCGTGGATGAACCCTTCCGACTCGATGTCGGGGTCGCCCCCCTCGATGGCGCGGTAGAGGTCGGTCCCGAGGTACAGCTGCTGGAACACGTCGCGCAGGCGCTCGCGGTCCCAGCGCTCGCGGACGCGCTCGGTCGCGTTGGCGCCCAGCGCGTCGGTGATGACGGCTTCCGCGGCGTCGAGACCGCCGCCGCGGCCGGCGATCGCGCCGGTGTAGGCCGCGATGCTCTGGTCGTACCCCTCCGCGGTCGCGAGCACGTACAGCGCGGCGGCGTGGGTGAGCTCCCAGTCGTTGTTGAACCCGCCGGCGTCCTTGAACCGCTGGACGTCGTCCTTGCGGATCGTCCGGTCGTAGACGCGCTCTATCGACTCGACGATCGCCCGGCGGTACGAGTTCTCGACGTCGACGAGGACGCCGTCGACGTCCAGCACGACTGCGTCGGCGTTCATGTCGGGAGACAGGCAGTGCGGGGATAAGGGCGTGTCGTTGCGAGGCGCGGGGTTGGTATCGGCGGTTACGGTCTCCGATCCCGTCCCGACCCCGGCCCGTCCGCGGCGCGAAACAGCGTCTCGTCGGGGAGCGTCTCGCGCTCGACCGGGACCGCCGGCGGGTCGCCGCCGAGCGTGGTGAACAGCAGGTCGGCACCCGCATCGCGGGCGGCGTCGCGGAGCGGGCGGTGGAGTTCGGGCGGCGCGTTCAGCGCGTAGACGACGTCGGCCCCGGAGTACACCGCCGGATCGGGATCGGTCACGTCGTCGACGACGAAGGCGACGCCGTCCGGGACGAACCGCTCGTGAACGTCGGTCGCAGTGACGTCGACGCCGCGCTCGGCGAGCGCCGCGGCGACGTCGGTTCGACGACCGATTCCGACCTCGACCGCGGCGGCGTAACTGGCGAGTCGTTCGGCGAGGGCGTCGGTGGACGGCCGGGACACGGCGGGATGTTTATTGCTCGCGCGACCTAATGGCTGTCCATGCTCGTTGACATCGTGCCGGTCGGGGAAGTGCCCGCCAGGGTCAAACGGCAGGCATCGTCCGGCCTTCGCAGCGTCTACGACTGCGAAGTCACCGTTCAGGAGTCTCAGTCCATCCCCAGCGGCGCGTACGACAGCAACCGGAACCAGTACGGTGCGGAGGAGTTCATCAAGCTCGCGAGCCGCGTCGGCCGCGGCGAGAAAAACATCGCCGTCACCACCAAGGACCTCTTCTACCGGCGGCGTAACTACGTGTTCGGGCTCGCCTACCTCGACGGCAACGGGAGCGTTGTCTCGACGTACCGGCTGCAGACCTCCAGCGACGGCGGTTTCTCGAACAAGGACGCCGGAGAGATCTTCGGCGACCGGGTTCGCAAAGAGATCGTCCACGAGATCGGCCACACCCTCGGGCTGGAACACTGCGACAACAAGCGCTGCGTCATGAACTTCTCCCCGACCGTGCGCGAGGTCGACGTGAAAGAGGAGACGCTCTGTGGCACCTGCCAGCGTCAGGTCCTCTAACGGCGCGATAGCCCCGTTCGGTGCTAGCAGCCCTCCCCGCTCGTTTTCTACCTCGAACACCTACGAGATCACACGATGCGCAAGAACGAACTCGTCCACCTCCACTCGCTTCTCCGTCTCCTCCGCGAACGGTACGCCGACGACGCCGACGACGCCGCGTTCGCCGACTACGACGCCCTGAGCATCGACCCGACGCACGCCCACCGGTCGAAGGGCGCACACGAGGAGGCGGTGCTCGCGCTGTCGGCGCAGCTCGCCGACGAGCTGTCGAAACACGGAAAGTACAGCGGTCAGGACGACGCCGCGGGAGCCGCGACG
This window contains:
- a CDS encoding TIGR00341 family protein, with the protein product MRLVQVMIPAGKREAVLDTLDDEGIDYAVADETSGREYTAVVSFPLPRNAVEPILDRLREVGIDDSSYTIVLDAETVISEHFEKLQERYGESEESEQRISREEIRAGASDLVPNFRTYITLSIVSAVVATAGLLLDSPAVVVGSMVIAPVLGPAMATSVGSVINDTDLFKKGVKYQIIGFSGAIIAATAFAVLVKSLYLVPPGIDVLELNQVQGRLSPDLLSLAVALGGGIAGAMSLSGGISAALVGVMIAAALIPPVAAVGIGIAWALLDVVIGAGVLVLVNLFSINLAALVVLWYMGYRPEQWYEEDEARAKTLRRIGTLVVGLLLLSGFLAGVTLTSYQTATSDQAIRDQVNSVLSEEEYQNLTLIEVQIQRTGSTFGSQPDQVLVTIGHPTDEQHPGLAGKIRESVRNSTGTNVSVQVQFVAVQNADGSSQRLTAPGADPPRPHAARARPVT
- a CDS encoding DUF389 domain-containing protein, yielding MRLIQILVSDERRDAVTDALESENVDFVAMRNEAEEGGWVIEFPLPTDAVGTIRDRLEEAGFPEDGYTVLGSAETATTPHSEELQNQFAADFDPLTRPELKSKSQDMSQDPTSFVAMIFFSAVIATAGLLVGSPAVVVGSMVIAPIVGPVLTTGVGAATGDTQMFRDSLWLQLGGIVVAVGGAWLFASALRTGGFVPADLDIAAIQPIALRISPSVFSLVVGLASGAAAAFGLTTKGPTSLIGVMIAAALIPTAATTGIALVWGYPVIAVGTLFLLIATLIAINVGVFVTLRVLGYRSGEWKFLLSGPTRQTATLLVTLVVVLALVGVVAYGSGQQITFQRSASTAAQDVVESSEYAGVNVVSVRTEYTGIKPFSAPENVTIAVSRAQGEEYPDLANAFARAIASETGENVTVSVTYQTYQTSTPESAARAANASDEGNASVPAPARRPAAVRAPAA
- a CDS encoding SIMPL domain-containing protein gives rise to the protein MTRKRLIATLLAAVMLVTAGCAGGIGSTGDAANDGGANNAAAQQGQPDRTVSVSASGEVTADPDRAVLDVAVEATDDDPETVRQRLAENASRMRSALEEMGIGEDQITTQHYVIRQNRESRENPDVTSYRGIHAFEVEVDDVDSVGAVVETAVDNGATNVGSVRFTLSEDAREDLREDALAEAVDNARADAEVLATNTNLTVTGVSSVSTGHVSVRPYRAEAQTAAAGDAGTNIESGPVSVTAQVQVTFNATEN
- a CDS encoding NOG1 family protein, with the protein product MIFEDLPTTPTSEELIDKAFSRAARAGRAKSGFEAQQSMLQTASNILSDNLQNVVTSWPDFGEIDPFYYELADALVDVDELRQSLSEVQWASRKTADIREEYQGRLRGDADTARKIRKQAFARLADVVEEVEDDLARISEARDELRTLPEIDPDDPTIVVAGYPNVGKSSFINDVTNARGETASYPFTTRGIGLGHFERDHIRYQIVDTPGMLDRPPEERNDIESQAVSALEHLADCVLFLVDASLDCGYPIDVQLELRDAVEEQFEDVPVLTVCNKADRSRDVEADYYMSVKEDENVDAVLDAAVDAIGYEPELPFDE
- a CDS encoding DUF5518 domain-containing protein, with protein sequence MNWRAVVTGFLVEIVAGLFALAMPGVGHAVAGLIGGFVAGYIAGGGLVSGAWHGLVAGSLGGLVLAAAFGLGTTLIGTVGLGPLGPFLGGAVFFVALAIAVLMALDSALAGALGGILGDSGPQNPGRYR
- the hisE gene encoding phosphoribosyl-ATP diphosphatase, producing the protein MTGEDRSPAADAADEFDADVLDEVFAVIEDRKETLPEGSYTASLFTSEKGENEVLEKLGEEATELILAAKDDDREEMAHESADIVYHLLVLLSMKGMDLDDLRAELAERR
- a CDS encoding bifunctional nuclease family protein — encoded protein: MDATIDAVRVAGTPDGPVPVAVLAVEDESDVLPIFIGFDEAASIARGLDAEDIGRPLTHDLLLDVIEELGGRVDGVVVSAVEDGTYIADLHVQTPRGEAEIDARPSDSLALAARTNASVEVDESVFESGRQPREEFDELDDIREVAELT
- the pdxT gene encoding pyridoxal 5'-phosphate synthase glutaminase subunit PdxT; amino-acid sequence: MTFTAGVVAVQGDVSEHAEAIERAAERRGRSADVVEVRDAGVVPDCDALLMPGGESTTISRLLHDDGIAGEIVDHVAAGKPVLATCAGLIVAARDAGDDRVETLDLVDVTVERNAFGRQKDSFEAPLDVDGLDDPFPGVFIRAPVISEVGDVDVLAEWDGRAVAVRDGPVIGTSFHPELTDDDRIHELAFFAETPATQ
- a CDS encoding preprotein translocase subunit Sec61beta, which codes for MSSGQNSGGLMSSAGLVRYFEAEDRNAITMDPKTVIAFGVLFGVMIQVLSIVG
- a CDS encoding thioredoxin family protein; protein product: MTVTLKDFYADWCGPCKTQDPILEELEEDWEDRFEVEKINVDEEQDVANEYQVRSLPTLIIENDDGIVERFVGVTQRDDLEDALEQAGA
- the npdG gene encoding NADPH-dependent F420 reductase, with product MRLALLGGTGDIGQGLALRWAYDTSHEVLIGSRDPEKARNKAEEYETELDSRGVDCEIKGFENAMAADRADVVVIAVPPYHVSDTVEAVADRLDDDDVLVSPAVGMKSDEEGLHYHRPGAGSVTAVAASAAPDDVPVVGAFHNLAADRLANLDADLDVDTLVVGNDGDAKETVTMLAEQIRGLRALDAGPIANAAEVESLTPLLINLARYNEGMHDVGIRFH
- a CDS encoding TIGR01548 family HAD-type hydrolase, with the protein product MNADAVVLDVDGVLVDVENSYRRAIVESIERVYDRTIRKDDVQRFKDAGGFNNDWELTHAAALYVLATAEGYDQSIAAYTGAIAGRGGGLDAAEAVITDALGANATERVRERWDRERLRDVFQQLYLGTDLYRAIEGGDPDIESEGFIHDEPVIAEASTLTALRERYDVGVLTGRPAKEASIALERVGLDVPAEHRFTMDDWEAGKPDPHALVTLAERFDADSVVFVGDTLDDVRTAVNAAEDDPSREYRGVGVLTGGLTGEAGRAKYEEAGAAAVLDSVNDLPARLE
- a CDS encoding UPF0146 family protein, producing the protein MSRPSTDALAERLASYAAAVEVGIGRRTDVAAALAERGVDVTATDVHERFVPDGVAFVVDDVTDPDPAVYSGADVVYALNAPPELHRPLRDAARDAGADLLFTTLGGDPPAVPVERETLPDETLFRAADGPGSGRDRRP